In Bacteroidota bacterium, the sequence AGGTACAGCCACGTTCACCTTCCGGACAGATATACAAACAGCCACTGTAATTAGAAATCAATTCTGGATGGGAATTTCTGACTGGGAGGAATCGGATGGGTTGGTGACGATTACCTATACTTCACAGCAATTGGATTGGATGGCCAGATGGATCCTGCAATTTGGTAATCGTGTACGAATTCTCGGCCCGGAAAGCGCAAAGGAATTGGTGCGGGAAGAACTGATCCGGTTGACAGATCACTATCGGTAGTTGGTTTTACAGGGCAAAAAGGCGCCATGCGAAATGCGTTAACCACAACGGGCACAAAGGGAAAAAAAAGAAAGGCCACAACGATTTTTTTATTTCAATACAAGAAGCACTGCATTCTTTGCGACTTAGCGTCTTTGCGTACAAATTCAGAATTCACCGGAAGGTAATCTGAACCAACACCCGATCCCCATCCTGCAGATTGCCACGAATGGCCTTTGACAGCGGTAGTAATGTTCGTCCTGATTTCTCAGTCCAGATGCTGGTTTCCCAGGTTTTTCCGTTTAAGGTGGCAGTAACCGGTGTGCGCCCCCAGGGCCCGGGATCCGGATTGATGAAGCCTTCAGGAAGCGTTACAAATGTCCAGCCACCCTTGGCCTCAATACGGAAAACGGTGGATTGAAATGTAAATGATTTCATCGTGAATTCAATATGTGCACGAAGTCGCAAAGGCGCAACATTTCATGCGTTCAACGCGAAGGACGCTATTATGAAATACATATATACAGTGTCATGCCGGTGAAAACCGGCATCTGAAGAAAACCTGTAGATCCCGATTTTCATCGGGATGACACCCACTACGTTATTTGCGAAATCTTTGCTGTCTTGGTGTTTAAATACATTTCAACGCGAAGACGCCGAGGGTAAAGACAAGGAGAACGCAAGGTGTTTCTGATTTTAAATACAAAAACCTCTGCGTCCTTTGCGAATTCTTTGCGACCTGGCGTTTAAATCCCCTTCAACGCAAAGGCGCAAAGGTTAAATGCAAGAGAACGCAAAGATATTCTGATTTTAAATACAAAAACCTCTGCGTCCTTTGCGAATTCTTTGCAGTCTTTGCGTTTAAATGCCTTTCAACGCGAAGGACGCCAAGGGTAAAGACAAGGAGAACGCAAGGTGTTTCTGGTTTTAAATACAAGAAATCCTGCGACCTTTGCGAAATCTTTGCTGTCTCTGCGTTGAAACGTATTAAACTTAGCCCCTTTGCGTCCAAATCAAAGAGAAATTACAGCTCCCCGGTGACGTGGAAATGTTCAAAGACCACCGAGTCGGCCATGCACTCCATGAAAGCTCCCAAAGCAGGGTCATTCATGACTGATCCTGCAGCATGATTAAAGTCCGCTGATGATTTCCAGATGAGGATATCAGCGAACAGAGCCGGATCCTTTTCGGAAGCGAGCATGGTAACCTGTTCCAATCCGGTGTAATGGGTCTTCAAATGAGTCAGTGCGTCTTTCCGGATGGCGTCGTATCGACTGATGATTTCCGGTTTTATTTTATAAACGGCGATTTCGGTAGTTTTCATGGGTTTCTCCTGTTGATTGTTGATATGACAAAGGTCCGGACCGGTTGTGACAACAGGTTGTCAGCAGGTTTATGAAGAATTTAGGGGTAGATTTCCGGTACCCTGCAAGTTTTTTCCCGCCCGTCTGTCCGATGTGATAGCGGCTGGTTCAGTCCGCATGAAACAAACAAAAGGAATCAACCATGAAAACGAATTTGAATTACCTGCTGGGCCTTCTCGTCGCCGGCAGTCTGGCTACCGGGTGCGCCGATCCGGTTTCTGATAATGCGTCTGAGGAAACCACCTCTTCTCTGGCCTCTCTGAATGAATCGCTGGAATCGTCCGTGGCTACCGCCATTGATCTGGGTGATGCGGTCGGACTTATCGATATCCATACCGGTCCCCGTCCGGGAGAAACCACCCCGGTGCTGACGGTCAGGCTTATTGTATTTAATGGTGCAGCCCCCACCACACCTCCGTTTAAAACCGGCGGACTGGATATCGGGACGGTGACCGTTGACCATGCCGGTACCTCGCAAACCTTGTACAAAGTGGCCGTTCGTGAAGGCGGCGTGGTGTACGAATCGATGAGTAAACCCGAAAGGGGTGCTCCTCCAACCGGCGGACTCACTTATGTGGCCGGAAATCCGGTTGTGGTATCTACTTCAGGAACCGATGGATTTGCAGCTCAATCCTTTACAGTTGAAACCTCTGCGTCGGCCGATCTTACCAATCTGGCAGATGGAGCTGTTATTCCCGTCGGCCAGGATCTGACCATAAACTGGTCGGGCGGAACGGCAGACAGTGTGCATATCATCATCGCAGACCTTCCGCCTCAGCCAGGAATGGGTCCAAACGGACAGGGTGGTAAAGGCCCCGGTGGAAAAGGACCCGGCGGTAAAGGCAAGGATGGCAAAGGTCCGGGTGGTAAGGGACCGGGAGGCAAAGGTCCGCAGGGACCGGGAATGGGACCGAGGCCGGTTTACCGCGCCGTGGTGGCCACCAGTGCAGGTACATTCACCATTCCGGCTGCCGATGTGACCGCAGCACTTGCAGCCCTGAAAGGCACCGGCTTTGTCATCAGTGTGAATCAGCGGATCATCACCGATCTGACGGCTACCACAGGTACCATCAAGGCTCTCATGCATACTGCGGATGGAGTACGGGTTACCCGGTAATTTCATCTGCCCATACAAGGCCCTGCTGCTTCCGGGTGGCAGGGCTTTTTTGTTTTTGACCAATCATAAGGACATTTAATCAGAAAAAACCATGAAGTCAGGCATTCGGTTGGTAACTTTAAGGTTCGTTTCAGACCACTCGATGATATCTGGTCTGATTCAAAACCAAGGGATTGATGTGAACTCAATGGTTATCCTGAAGTCCAATGATGTTGAGAAAAGGGTATTGAAAATGATCCGATTACTGCTTCCGTTATTACTGTTTCTGGTTGCCTGCGGGGATGATCAGCAGTCCGGACCTCAGCGTCCGATGCTGGGGTCGGTGGTTCAGGCGGATGGACAGGTCGTGATTCCGGGTCCGGTGACCGATCAGATCTGGGTGACTGGCTCGCTGATGGCTGAAGAATCGGTGGAATTACGGAGTGAAGTGTCGGGACGGGTAGTCGAAATCCCATTCCGGGAAGGCGCTTCAGTAAAAAAAGGCGATCTGCTGTTCAAATTGTATGATGCCGATTTACAGGCCACCCTTTCCAAATTGCAGGTTCAGGAAAAACTGGCGGCTGATGTGGAAAACCGCAACCGGCAATTGTTTGCCAAAAATCAGATTTCACAGGAAGAGTACGACCGGACCCTGACCAGTTACCAGTCGGTGAAGGCCGATGTGGAATTCACCCGCGCTCAGCTGTCTAAAACGGAAATCCGTGCACCGTTCAATGGCATTGCCGGTTTGCGGCAGGTATCGCCCGGGGCGGTGGTGAATGCGAATACCACCCTGGGTACCTTGGCCTCTTCCGGCGGACTGAAAATGGATTTTTCGGTTCCCGGTAAATATGCGTCTGCCATTATACCGGGGAGAACCGTCAGCTTTACCGTTTCCGGTTTGCCCGATACAGGACGTGCGGTCATTCTGGCTTCGGAAACCCGCATTCAGGAGCAAACGCGTACCCTGCTTGTCCGGGCACGGATCGAAGAGAAACCAAAGTCTGCTTTTCCGGGCAGCCTGACCCGGGTCCGGGTGGTTTTAAGTGACCTGCCATCTGCTCTGATGGTCCCTTCTTTTACGCTGGTTCCTGATCTGCAGGGTGACATGATTTTCGTCATGAAAAACGGGCTGGCCGATAAACGGCTGATCCGCACGGGAATCCGCACTGAAACCCATGTTCAGGTGTTGGGCGGATTGGCTCCCGGTGACACCATTCTGACGTCGGCGTTGCTGCAACTGCGACCCGGTGTGCCGGTAAAAGTCCGTGATCAGCCGCCGGTGAGTCGCTTATGAGTAATCTGTCTGTCCTGTTCATCCGCCGCCCGGTGCTGACCACCGTGGTTTCCCTGCTGATTTTGCTGTTCGGAATCATTGGGTATTTTTTCCTCAGCGTTCGGGAATACCCCAATGTCGATCCGCCGGTGGTGACGGTGTCGACCTCCTATCCAGGTGCTAATGCCGATGTGATTGAATCGCAGATCACCGAACCACTCGAGGAATCCATTAACGGAATCGAGGGAATCCGCACACTGAATTCCACCAGCCGCGATGGGGCCAGTAACATCACCGTCGAGTTCGAAATCGGTCGCGACATGGAAGCGGCCGCCAACGATGTGCGTGATCGCGTATCGAGAGCCATTGGCTCACTTCCTCCCGATGTGAATCCGCCGGTGGTGGTCAAATCTGATGCCGATGCCAGTCCGATTTTCGCCTTGTCGGTTCAGAGCACCACGCGTTCACTGATTGATCTTTCCGACCTGGCCAACCTGCGGTTTAAGGAGCGGTTACAGACCATTGAAGGCGTCAGCGAGGTCAGAATCTGGGGAGAAAAACGGTATTCCATGAAATTGTACCTCGATCCGGTTAAACTGGCAGGGTACGGACTGGCACCGGGCGACATCCGCGAAGCGCTGAACCGGGAAAACATCGAATTGCCATCGGGACGAATCGAAGGATATTCCTCTGAACTATCCATCCGTACGTTCGGCCGGCTGACAACCGAGGAAGAATTCAATAATCTGATCATCCGCGAGATCAACGGAATTCCGGTGAAAATCCGCGACGTGGGCCGGTCGGTTCTGGCACCCGAAAACGAGCGGACCCTGATGCGCGGAACCGGTGGCATTCCCATGGTGGGAGTGGCCATTACCCCTCAGCCGGGATCGAACCACATTGCCATTGTGGATAAGGTAAAACAGACCATTGAGCTGATCAGCCGCGATTTGCCGGCCGATGTCAGAACCAGTGTGATGTTCGATACCACACAGTCCATCAGAAAAGGAATTGTGGAAGTGGCTGAAACCATCCTGATTGCCTTCGGTCTGGTGGTGCTGATTATTTTCCTCTTCCTCCGTCACTGGCGGACAACGCTGATCCCCGTGGTGGCGATTCCCATTTCGCTGATCGGTTCCTTTTTTATCATGTATGTGGCCGGATTTTCCATCAACATTCTCACCCTGCTTTCCATTGTTCTCGCCACCGGACTGGTGGTGGATGATGCCATTGTGGTGATGGAAAATATTTACACCAAAATTGAACGGGGGATGAAACCACCCGAGGCGGCCATTGCAGGAACGAGCGAAATTTTCTTTGCCATTGTGTCGACCACCATCACGCTGGCAGCCGTTTTTCTCCCGGTGATATTTCTGCAGGGACTGACTGGCAGTCTCTTCCGCGAATTTGGTCTGGTCATGGCCGGATCGGTGATTATTTCAGCCGTGGTGTCACTGACCCTCACGCCCATGATGAGTGGCCGGCTGCTGCATCACTATCAGACTCAGGGACGACTGTTTAACTGGTCCGAAGATCAGTTTAACAGGCTGGCTGCCGGTTACCGGAATTCTCTGAGCCGCTTTATCGGAAACCGATGGGCAACGGGACTGATTCTGGCCGTATCGGTGGCACTGGTGGTGGTTATCTGGCCGGTGTTGCCTGCCGAACTGGCGCCCCTCGAGGACCGTGGACGGATGACCGTTCAGGCCATTGGTCCGGAAGGAACCAGTTTTGAACGGATGGATGCGGTCATGAATCAACTGATCGGCATTGTGGATACCATCCCCGAGGTAAACGTGTACATCGCCATTACGGCTCCCGGATTCGGATCGGCTGCTGCAGTGAATTCCGGATTTATGCGGATTGGTCTGACCGAAGCGGACGAGCGGGACCGGACCCAGCAGGAAATTGCGGATGAACTGGGCATGGCCCTCAGGAAGGTGTCGTCGGTCAGGGTCTTTGCCTCTCAGGAACAGACCATCGGCGGCGGACGGGGTACCAATCTGCCGGTTCAGTTCGTCATTCAGGCCCCCGAATTGGGTGACCTGAGGCCCGTATTGCCTAAAATGATGTCGGCCGCCACAGCCAGTCCGGTTTTTCAGGTGGTCGATCTGAACCTGAAGTTTAACAAACCGGAACTGGTGATTTCCATTGACCGGGACCGGGCACGTGCCATGGGTGTGACGGTGCGTGACATTGCCGAAGCCATTCAGCTGTTGTTCAGTGGTCAGCGGTACGGATTTTTCATTCTGAACGGAAAGCAATATCCCGTGATTGGTCTGGCGGACCGTCCGTTCCGTGATGATCCAATGGATCTTTCCACCGTTTCCATCCGGAACCGGCAGGGAAGTCTGGTTCCGCTCGAAAATCTGGTTACTGTGGACTACCGCAGCAATCCGCCCCAGTTATACCGGTTTAACCGGCTTAGTTCGGCCACGGTTTCCGCGGGTCTGAATCCGGGCTATTCGCTCAGCGAGGGGATTGAAACCATGCAGTCCATTGCCGATTCCCTTCTGAACGATTCCTTTACCACCACTCTGAGCGGCATTTCACGTGAGTTCATGGAAAGTTCGAATACACTCTGGATCGCCTTTCTGCTGGCCCTGATCCTGATTTATCTGATTCTCTCGGCTCAGTTCGAAAGTTTCAGCGATCCGCTTCTTATCATGATGACCGTGCCGCTTGCTATTACCGGTGCGGTTCTCTCCCTCTGGGTCACCGGCCAGACGCTGAACATTTTCAGTCAGATCGGAATGATCATGCTCATCGGAATCGTGACGAAAAACGGAATTCTGATTGTTGAGTTTGCCAATCAGAAAATGGAAGCCGGTCTTTCCAGATCTCAGGCGGCCGTTGAAGCAGCCACGCAACGGTTCCGGCCGATTCTGATGACGTCGCTGGCCACGGTCCTGGGTGCCCTGCCCATTGCAATGGCACTGGGGGCAGGGGCCGAATCGCGGGTTTCCATGGGGATTGTCATCATTGGCGGATTGCTGTTTTCACTCGTCTTAACCCTGTTCATCATTCCGTCGCTGGTGGCCATTTTTGGCCGCAACCGACCGATCATTCCCGGTCACGGGAATTAATTGATGCTAATGATCGGGGGTTAAGT encodes:
- a CDS encoding DUF1905 domain-containing protein, whose amino-acid sequence is MKSFTFQSTVFRIEAKGGWTFVTLPEGFINPDPGPWGRTPVTATLNGKTWETSIWTEKSGRTLLPLSKAIRGNLQDGDRVLVQITFR
- a CDS encoding efflux RND transporter periplasmic adaptor subunit; the protein is MIRLLLPLLLFLVACGDDQQSGPQRPMLGSVVQADGQVVIPGPVTDQIWVTGSLMAEESVELRSEVSGRVVEIPFREGASVKKGDLLFKLYDADLQATLSKLQVQEKLAADVENRNRQLFAKNQISQEEYDRTLTSYQSVKADVEFTRAQLSKTEIRAPFNGIAGLRQVSPGAVVNANTTLGTLASSGGLKMDFSVPGKYASAIIPGRTVSFTVSGLPDTGRAVILASETRIQEQTRTLLVRARIEEKPKSAFPGSLTRVRVVLSDLPSALMVPSFTLVPDLQGDMIFVMKNGLADKRLIRTGIRTETHVQVLGGLAPGDTILTSALLQLRPGVPVKVRDQPPVSRL
- a CDS encoding efflux RND transporter permease subunit translates to MSNLSVLFIRRPVLTTVVSLLILLFGIIGYFFLSVREYPNVDPPVVTVSTSYPGANADVIESQITEPLEESINGIEGIRTLNSTSRDGASNITVEFEIGRDMEAAANDVRDRVSRAIGSLPPDVNPPVVVKSDADASPIFALSVQSTTRSLIDLSDLANLRFKERLQTIEGVSEVRIWGEKRYSMKLYLDPVKLAGYGLAPGDIREALNRENIELPSGRIEGYSSELSIRTFGRLTTEEEFNNLIIREINGIPVKIRDVGRSVLAPENERTLMRGTGGIPMVGVAITPQPGSNHIAIVDKVKQTIELISRDLPADVRTSVMFDTTQSIRKGIVEVAETILIAFGLVVLIIFLFLRHWRTTLIPVVAIPISLIGSFFIMYVAGFSINILTLLSIVLATGLVVDDAIVVMENIYTKIERGMKPPEAAIAGTSEIFFAIVSTTITLAAVFLPVIFLQGLTGSLFREFGLVMAGSVIISAVVSLTLTPMMSGRLLHHYQTQGRLFNWSEDQFNRLAAGYRNSLSRFIGNRWATGLILAVSVALVVVIWPVLPAELAPLEDRGRMTVQAIGPEGTSFERMDAVMNQLIGIVDTIPEVNVYIAITAPGFGSAAAVNSGFMRIGLTEADERDRTQQEIADELGMALRKVSSVRVFASQEQTIGGGRGTNLPVQFVIQAPELGDLRPVLPKMMSAATASPVFQVVDLNLKFNKPELVISIDRDRARAMGVTVRDIAEAIQLLFSGQRYGFFILNGKQYPVIGLADRPFRDDPMDLSTVSIRNRQGSLVPLENLVTVDYRSNPPQLYRFNRLSSATVSAGLNPGYSLSEGIETMQSIADSLLNDSFTTTLSGISREFMESSNTLWIAFLLALILIYLILSAQFESFSDPLLIMMTVPLAITGAVLSLWVTGQTLNIFSQIGMIMLIGIVTKNGILIVEFANQKMEAGLSRSQAAVEAATQRFRPILMTSLATVLGALPIAMALGAGAESRVSMGIVIIGGLLFSLVLTLFIIPSLVAIFGRNRPIIPGHGN